Genomic window (Bosea vaviloviae):
GGCTGCGGTCGCGGCCAGCGTGGTGACGCCAATCGCCGGGATGCCGGCCGCGAGCGCGATGGCGCGGGCTGCGCTGATGCCGACACGCAGGCCGGTATAGCTGCCCGGACCGACGGTGACGGCGACGCGGTCGAGCGAGGCGAAGCCGCCCTCGACCGCCTTCATGACGCGCTCGACCAGCGGCATCAGCGCCTCGGCATGGCCGCGCTCCATCGCGATTTGCTCGATCGCCAGCGGCTCAGCCTGGCCGGCTTCCAGCACGCAGGCGGAACAGGCGCCGAGCGCAGTGTCGATCGCGAGGATGCGCATCGGTGTCTTGCCAGGCCCGTCTTCAAAAGTGGCGAAACGCGCCGCCATCCCGAATCTGCGCTTCGCTACGCTCGGGATGACGGCGCGGATTGATTTGCCAACAAAGCCAAAATGGCGTGCGGATCAAGCCGAAACCGTCAAACCGCCTCGACCTCGCGCACATCCGGCAGGAAGTGGCGCAGCAGGTTCTGGATGCCGTGCTTCAGCGTCGCGGTCGAGGAGGGGCAGCCCGAGCAGGAGCCCTTCATGGCGAGATAGACCGTGCCGTCCTTGAAACCGCGGAAGGTGATGTCGCCGCCATCGCCGGCCACGGCCGGGCGAATCCGGGTCTCGAGCAGATCCTTGATCGTCTCGACCGTCTTGGCGTCCTCGGGTGCGAAGAACTCGCCCTCTTCGATCACATCCGCTTCCGAGCCGTTCGCGAGCACCGGCGCGCCCGACATGAAATGCTCCATGATCGCACCTAGGATGGCGGGCTTGAGATGGGGCCATTCGCCGTCGGATTTGGTCACGGTGATGAAATCGGAGCCGAGGAAGACGCCGGAGACGCCGTTCACGCCGAACAGGCGCTGGGCCAGCGGTGAGCGCTCGGCT
Coding sequences:
- a CDS encoding NifU family protein; translation: MFIQTEATPNPATLKFLPGRTVMPDGTLELRDSEQAERSPLAQRLFGVNGVSGVFLGSDFITVTKSDGEWPHLKPAILGAIMEHFMSGAPVLANGSEADVIEEGEFFAPEDAKTVETIKDLLETRIRPAVAGDGGDITFRGFKDGTVYLAMKGSCSGCPSSTATLKHGIQNLLRHFLPDVREVEAV